The following are encoded together in the Planctobacterium marinum genome:
- a CDS encoding entericidin A/B family lipoprotein has translation MMKQNINLKSLLLLLFVIGSMSGCATVKGIGEDVEAAGEAVQEAAES, from the coding sequence ATGATGAAACAAAACATAAATTTAAAGTCGCTTCTACTTTTATTATTTGTCATAGGCTCAATGAGTGGCTGCGCCACGGTTAAGGGTATTGGCGAAGACGTCGAAGCCGCGGGTGAAGCTGTGCAAGAGGCTGCAGAGAGCTAA
- a CDS encoding gamma-glutamyl-gamma-aminobutyrate hydrolase family protein, producing the protein METAHFEATKSDRPVIAVTGPDKGGNIAWLCTALGVHLAGGKAIRVRPGSQPDNTSFQGLIIGGGSDIHPSNRKAVPLPDAKRSLWTRIKEAILFPMEALTTWTKGKHDKARDDMETRLIKYALKHKKPILGICRGHQLLNAVLGGTIFTNTLPLIGDRPRIRSPFPRKKVIYAKEGTLLEDIIGDEPIKVNAIHSQAVARTGKNLEIAAKEKSDIIQAVEASDNKQVLGVQWHPEYLFYMPEQRNLFKWLTGAAKHANE; encoded by the coding sequence ATGGAAACTGCACATTTTGAAGCCACAAAGTCAGACAGACCAGTTATCGCGGTTACCGGCCCAGACAAGGGAGGCAATATCGCTTGGTTATGTACTGCCTTGGGAGTGCACCTTGCCGGAGGCAAGGCCATAAGGGTGAGGCCAGGTTCTCAGCCCGATAACACCAGCTTCCAAGGCCTGATTATAGGGGGTGGCTCCGATATACATCCTTCGAACCGAAAGGCCGTGCCGCTACCCGATGCAAAGCGCAGTCTTTGGACACGAATAAAGGAAGCCATTCTGTTTCCCATGGAGGCACTAACGACATGGACCAAAGGTAAGCACGATAAAGCTCGAGATGACATGGAGACACGTCTTATCAAATACGCCCTGAAGCACAAAAAGCCGATTCTGGGTATTTGCCGGGGTCATCAGTTACTTAATGCCGTGCTTGGCGGAACCATTTTTACCAACACTTTACCTTTAATCGGTGACAGGCCCCGTATCCGCAGTCCTTTTCCCCGTAAAAAGGTGATATACGCAAAGGAAGGAACGCTGCTGGAAGACATCATTGGCGACGAACCAATTAAAGTAAACGCTATTCACTCTCAAGCGGTAGCACGAACAGGTAAAAACCTGGAGATCGCAGCAAAAGAAAAATCAGACATCATCCAGGCTGTTGAGGCCTCCGATAATAAACAAGTCTTAGGTGTGCAATGGCATCCCGAATATTTGTTTTATATGCCGGAGCAGCGCAACCTATTTAAATGGTTAACCGGAGCAGCAAAACATGCAAATGAGTAA
- a CDS encoding type I restriction-modification system subunit M: protein MVKTIGKKTLFQNLWESAVALRGALEPSQYKHPVLGLLFIKYVSDSFTEMQDKLREWTADPNNEDYFEEDEADRLDIINDRDEYAAENVFWVPADARWDFIQTHSKQPNIAKLLDEAMKAIERENPKTKGLLYKGFGTLNIDPDKFGQLIDLLSDIGFDSATHKSADVLGQAYEYFLGKFALQEGKGAGAFYTVESIVKVLVNILAPEKGQLYEPAIGSGGMVVWSEKFMEQHGGNRGDLAIYGQEYTEVTWKMAAMNMIIRGLDFDLGPHNGDTLLNDLHKNLRADYCLANPPFNQEKWGAAKVKGDVRWKYGEPSDGNANYAWIQHMIHHLNDKGRAGVVMANGAMTSNSSNENVIRKGIIEDDLVECMVALPPKLFINTQIPACLFFFSKDKKHKGKTLFIDARHLGRLETAALRVFDEEDILTISDTYHAWAQSGETDKEYEDIPGFCKVADVSDIAKNDFNLSPGRYVGAAEVEEDEAEYEEEMATLTSQLAEQIKTSTELDEKIRQALMGVGYNV from the coding sequence GTGGTAAAGACTATAGGGAAAAAAACCTTATTCCAAAACCTGTGGGAATCAGCTGTGGCATTGAGAGGCGCTCTAGAGCCTTCCCAATATAAACACCCTGTACTCGGATTGTTATTCATTAAGTACGTTTCTGATAGTTTCACAGAAATGCAGGACAAGCTGAGAGAATGGACAGCGGATCCAAATAACGAAGATTATTTTGAAGAAGACGAAGCAGATCGCCTTGATATTATTAATGATCGTGACGAATACGCCGCTGAAAATGTGTTTTGGGTGCCCGCTGATGCGCGATGGGATTTTATTCAAACCCACTCTAAGCAACCAAACATTGCGAAGTTGTTAGATGAAGCAATGAAAGCAATAGAGCGCGAGAACCCAAAAACAAAAGGACTCTTATACAAAGGGTTTGGCACTCTGAATATCGACCCTGATAAGTTCGGACAATTAATCGATCTACTTTCTGATATTGGCTTTGACAGTGCCACACATAAATCTGCTGATGTACTGGGTCAGGCCTACGAATATTTTCTTGGTAAATTTGCATTGCAAGAAGGCAAAGGTGCTGGAGCGTTCTACACGGTAGAGTCAATCGTAAAAGTACTCGTTAACATTCTTGCCCCGGAGAAAGGACAGCTTTATGAGCCAGCTATTGGTTCTGGCGGTATGGTTGTTTGGTCCGAAAAGTTCATGGAACAACACGGTGGTAACCGGGGAGATTTAGCTATCTATGGGCAGGAATATACCGAAGTAACTTGGAAGATGGCCGCAATGAACATGATCATTCGCGGACTGGACTTCGACCTTGGCCCTCATAATGGCGACACATTGCTAAATGATCTCCATAAAAATTTAAGAGCAGATTACTGTCTTGCTAACCCACCATTTAATCAGGAAAAATGGGGAGCAGCCAAAGTCAAAGGTGATGTTCGCTGGAAGTATGGTGAACCTTCTGACGGTAACGCTAATTATGCGTGGATCCAGCACATGATTCATCACCTTAATGACAAAGGTCGTGCGGGTGTAGTTATGGCAAATGGTGCAATGACTTCAAACAGCAGCAATGAAAACGTTATCCGCAAAGGGATCATTGAAGACGATCTCGTGGAATGTATGGTCGCATTGCCACCAAAATTGTTTATCAACACTCAAATCCCCGCTTGCTTGTTCTTCTTTAGTAAAGACAAGAAACACAAAGGTAAGACCCTGTTTATTGATGCCCGTCATTTAGGGCGTCTTGAGACTGCCGCATTACGTGTGTTCGATGAAGAAGATATCCTGACGATTTCTGATACCTACCATGCATGGGCACAGTCGGGCGAAACGGACAAGGAATACGAGGATATTCCGGGATTCTGTAAAGTGGCTGATGTTAGCGATATTGCGAAGAATGACTTTAACCTATCACCGGGTCGATATGTCGGTG
- a CDS encoding alpha/beta hydrolase family protein has product MARLLLLVWLSTTCLSVYAKELTPLPHGPYAVASTNMQIADKHKDMSDEDMHTHLIGNSSFFGSTKYVADLMKYPESAWIVDVKIPDEDLYGPVRDETLDVVSYVTYPTQQIADPNPYDFPYHNANYGSFAHMLLPGEKPRLATTQDKYPLVILSHGSNAHGIYDIEHANGIARHGYIVAVITYGENRTHRTLSGADHTQFLRPLITKAVIDSLLDSNEFGPFIDRENIAISGFSFGGFTALATAGGKVSGEANTVHHPLISAAVATAPWTGGSYSGQNVYAFGDKNIGLAGIDIPIITLFGGKDDVTPADFILPAIKQLKGPTYVVELIDQTHAFQEGSWQDRNNWELLFLNAYLKKDKEALAQLKTGISMQGGNGDRQLLEYQKLLNDK; this is encoded by the coding sequence ATGGCTCGATTATTATTATTGGTATGGTTATCTACAACATGTCTTAGCGTATACGCCAAGGAACTTACACCGTTGCCTCATGGTCCCTATGCGGTTGCATCCACTAACATGCAAATAGCTGATAAACATAAGGATATGAGCGATGAAGACATGCACACACACCTTATAGGTAATAGTTCATTTTTCGGCAGCACAAAGTATGTGGCTGATTTAATGAAGTATCCAGAAAGTGCATGGATTGTTGATGTTAAGATCCCCGACGAGGACCTTTATGGCCCGGTGCGTGACGAAACCCTTGATGTCGTTTCTTATGTGACTTACCCGACGCAGCAAATTGCTGATCCCAATCCATATGACTTTCCCTATCACAATGCTAACTATGGTTCATTCGCACACATGCTGTTACCAGGTGAAAAACCTCGGCTGGCAACAACACAGGACAAATACCCTTTAGTTATTCTCTCACATGGTTCAAATGCTCATGGCATTTATGATATTGAGCACGCTAATGGCATAGCTCGTCATGGCTATATTGTTGCGGTGATCACCTACGGAGAAAATCGCACTCATAGAACGCTAAGTGGCGCTGACCATACCCAGTTTTTACGACCGCTAATCACTAAAGCCGTAATTGATTCTCTACTAGACAGCAATGAATTTGGTCCTTTTATCGATAGAGAAAACATTGCAATCAGTGGTTTTAGCTTTGGTGGTTTTACCGCACTCGCCACAGCGGGCGGAAAGGTAAGTGGAGAAGCAAACACAGTGCATCACCCATTGATCTCCGCGGCTGTTGCGACGGCACCTTGGACCGGAGGCAGTTATTCTGGTCAAAATGTCTATGCATTCGGTGACAAGAATATCGGGCTGGCTGGAATAGATATACCCATCATCACACTATTTGGTGGTAAAGATGACGTTACCCCGGCGGACTTTATTTTGCCTGCGATCAAACAACTCAAAGGTCCTACCTACGTCGTTGAGTTAATAGATCAAACCCATGCGTTTCAAGAAGGCAGCTGGCAGGATCGAAATAACTGGGAATTACTTTTTCTGAATGCCTATCTCAAAAAGGATAAAGAGGCATTGGCGCAATTAAAAACGGGTATCTCTATGCAGGGTGGCAATGGTGACAGGCAGTTGTTGGAGTATCAGAAATTGCTGAATGACAAATAA
- a CDS encoding DUF1328 domain-containing protein, protein MLRWALIFFVVAIIAALFGFTGIAGAATSIAKFLFFVFVVLLVISLFSGVAKRDSHKA, encoded by the coding sequence ATGTTACGCTGGGCACTCATCTTTTTTGTGGTAGCTATAATCGCTGCCTTGTTCGGTTTTACAGGTATTGCAGGAGCAGCGACCAGTATTGCCAAATTTCTATTCTTCGTTTTTGTAGTCTTGCTGGTGATTTCTCTCTTTTCCGGTGTGGCGAAACGAGATTCACACAAAGCGTAA
- a CDS encoding helix-turn-helix domain-containing protein, which produces MKLEGYAMKLYRNIRHKNEQAKRWLREQLALVAYSDQNLTSGMQISPATLKRKLKQHGTSFQKLQDLSKAQTALFDLKVKNLTNEQAAQSSQFKNLPNFRRTIKRWTGMTPSELKSG; this is translated from the coding sequence ATGAAACTGGAAGGCTACGCCATGAAGCTCTACCGGAATATTCGACACAAGAACGAGCAGGCCAAGCGCTGGCTGAGAGAACAGTTGGCTCTGGTGGCATATTCGGATCAAAATCTCACCAGCGGAATGCAAATTAGTCCGGCCACCTTAAAACGCAAACTGAAACAACACGGCACCAGCTTTCAGAAATTGCAGGATTTGAGTAAAGCGCAAACCGCATTGTTCGACTTAAAAGTGAAAAACCTTACTAATGAACAGGCTGCGCAATCATCGCAATTCAAAAACTTACCCAACTTCCGACGCACCATAAAACGCTGGACGGGTATGACGCCCAGTGAATTGAAATCAGGGTAA
- a CDS encoding M3 family metallopeptidase: MKSALLSLAVAGSLLGFAAHADDHGKHKMLTDGIDPDMSAAQITKLCDGLLSKAKMSFEALENSSGPATLDNVVGAFDAIIEDMLPIRHVWHIRAVHPEESIRDAATACSEKQSDFFTQTGLSKGYYDRIAAIDLSKLNKTERFMVESALSDFRRAGVDKDEATRNKIRALQQEITEIGNEFNKNIRSDVRYVDATIEQLDGLPQDYIDARPADENGIIKISTDYPDLSPVMTYSTSDDLRHKLRIAARSRGYPQNEAVLKKLIEKRHELANILGFKNHAEQSMDDKMIASPENAQAFLTRVGEALKGPVEKELDVLLERLQEINPDAKEVQVWQSSFLQNLIRQEDYALDSKEVREYFHYEKVRAGIFQLTEDLFGVDIQPWETATWHEDVETYQIMENGKLLGRFYMDNHPRADKYKHAAHWTLRPGIKGKQIPLSGLAQNFPRGLMEHGQVETFLHEFGHLIHNMFSGTQKWYAITGMSMERDFVEAPSQMLEEWIWDYDTLKTFASNEKGETIPKELVAKMNRARDFGLATGTATQIFYANLSLNYYNREPDSFELDPLMLDMQDKFAAYPYVEGTHFYANFGHLNGYSSNYYTYQWSLAIATDLFSRFEKEGMRNKKVAADYRNMVLGAAGSKPAADFVADFLGREFNPEAYIKKLQSL, translated from the coding sequence ATGAAATCTGCACTCTTATCACTGGCAGTGGCCGGTTCACTGTTGGGCTTTGCAGCCCACGCTGACGACCATGGCAAACACAAAATGCTCACAGATGGCATTGACCCGGATATGTCTGCGGCGCAAATTACTAAACTTTGTGATGGCTTGCTAAGCAAAGCGAAAATGAGTTTTGAAGCGCTGGAGAATAGCTCGGGCCCGGCCACATTAGACAATGTGGTGGGTGCCTTTGACGCCATCATAGAAGATATGTTGCCTATCAGACATGTGTGGCACATCCGCGCCGTTCACCCGGAAGAGTCGATTCGCGATGCTGCGACGGCCTGTAGTGAAAAACAATCTGACTTTTTTACCCAAACAGGATTGTCCAAAGGCTATTATGATCGCATTGCAGCGATTGACCTGAGCAAGCTGAACAAAACCGAACGTTTTATGGTGGAATCGGCACTATCAGATTTCAGACGCGCAGGTGTGGACAAAGACGAAGCAACTCGCAATAAAATCCGTGCTTTGCAGCAAGAAATCACGGAAATCGGCAATGAATTCAACAAGAATATCCGCAGTGATGTACGTTATGTGGATGCCACCATCGAGCAACTAGACGGCCTGCCACAAGATTACATTGATGCTCGTCCGGCAGATGAGAATGGTATTATCAAGATTTCCACCGATTATCCTGATCTCAGTCCGGTGATGACTTATTCCACCAGTGATGACTTACGCCACAAATTACGCATTGCAGCACGTTCGCGTGGTTACCCACAAAATGAAGCGGTGCTGAAAAAGCTAATTGAAAAGCGCCACGAGCTGGCCAACATCCTGGGCTTTAAGAACCATGCTGAGCAATCCATGGACGATAAGATGATCGCCTCGCCGGAGAATGCACAAGCCTTTTTAACCCGTGTTGGCGAAGCACTGAAAGGTCCGGTGGAAAAAGAATTGGATGTATTGCTTGAGCGATTACAGGAAATTAATCCTGATGCCAAAGAAGTGCAGGTGTGGCAGTCCAGTTTCTTACAAAATCTGATCCGCCAGGAGGATTATGCTCTGGACTCCAAAGAGGTGCGCGAGTACTTCCACTATGAAAAAGTCCGCGCCGGTATCTTCCAGTTAACGGAAGATCTATTTGGAGTGGACATTCAACCTTGGGAAACTGCTACCTGGCACGAAGACGTGGAAACCTATCAGATCATGGAAAATGGCAAGCTGTTAGGCCGTTTTTACATGGATAATCATCCCCGTGCTGATAAATATAAGCATGCTGCACACTGGACATTGCGGCCAGGCATCAAAGGCAAGCAAATCCCGCTGTCTGGCCTTGCGCAAAACTTTCCGCGTGGTTTGATGGAACACGGCCAGGTAGAGACTTTCTTGCACGAGTTTGGTCACCTGATCCACAACATGTTCTCCGGTACTCAGAAGTGGTATGCCATTACGGGTATGAGTATGGAACGCGATTTTGTTGAAGCCCCATCGCAAATGCTGGAAGAGTGGATTTGGGATTACGATACCTTGAAAACCTTTGCCAGCAATGAAAAAGGCGAAACCATCCCCAAAGAACTGGTGGCAAAAATGAATCGCGCCCGTGACTTTGGTTTGGCAACTGGTACGGCAACGCAAATATTCTACGCTAACCTGTCGTTGAACTATTACAACCGCGAACCAGACTCCTTTGAGTTAGATCCGCTGATGCTGGATATGCAGGATAAATTTGCGGCATACCCTTATGTTGAAGGTACGCATTTTTATGCCAACTTTGGTCACTTAAACGGTTATAGCTCTAATTACTACACTTATCAGTGGTCATTGGCGATTGCCACCGACTTGTTCTCGCGTTTCGAAAAAGAAGGCATGCGCAATAAGAAGGTGGCTGCGGACTATCGCAATATGGTGTTAGGTGCCGCAGGCAGCAAACCTGCAGCCGACTTTGTGGCTGATTTCCTGGGCCGTGAATTTAACCCGGAAGCTTACATTAAGAAATTACAATCGCTGTAA
- a CDS encoding phosphotransferase produces the protein MSAPTSNHLQRSDIMFNTCRYVYSESLQVLWSGYGEIARYTSESKDSIIVKHVTPPETIQHPRGWNTPLSHKRKLRSYQVEALFYQHYSQQCDDDCRVPGYLQEYSPTDENRILLEDLDAAGYSVRHTNGDYYRVALCLTWLANFHAQFLATQTPELWPQSGYWHLHTRPDELQNMADSPLKQAAADIDEKLHSCSYQTLNHGDAKLANFCFHKEEKIVAALDFQYAGRGPGIKDVVLLLASSFDNSALEEHANELVQEYFRQLRMKLNAKIPAVDIAALCRQWADLVPFAWADYQRFLEGWKPGHSRITPYMQRHTDSVL, from the coding sequence ATGTCAGCACCCACCTCAAATCATCTGCAACGCTCAGACATCATGTTTAATACTTGTCGTTATGTCTATTCTGAAAGTCTGCAAGTCCTATGGAGTGGCTATGGAGAAATTGCCCGTTATACCTCTGAAAGTAAGGACTCCATCATTGTGAAGCACGTAACGCCGCCCGAAACCATACAACATCCACGTGGTTGGAATACACCACTGAGCCACAAAAGAAAACTGCGCTCTTACCAGGTAGAAGCCTTGTTTTATCAGCATTATTCGCAACAATGCGATGATGATTGCAGAGTGCCGGGTTATTTACAGGAATACTCGCCTACCGATGAAAATCGAATCTTATTGGAGGATCTGGACGCTGCGGGTTACAGCGTGCGACACACCAACGGCGATTATTATCGGGTGGCTTTGTGTTTGACCTGGCTTGCCAATTTTCACGCTCAGTTTTTAGCAACTCAGACACCAGAATTATGGCCGCAAAGTGGTTATTGGCATCTCCACACCCGTCCCGATGAACTGCAAAACATGGCAGACTCGCCACTAAAACAAGCTGCTGCCGATATAGATGAGAAGCTACACAGTTGCAGCTATCAAACCTTGAACCACGGTGATGCCAAATTGGCTAACTTTTGCTTTCATAAGGAAGAAAAAATAGTGGCCGCGCTGGATTTTCAATATGCAGGCCGCGGACCGGGGATTAAAGATGTTGTCCTGTTGTTGGCCAGTAGTTTCGATAACTCTGCATTGGAAGAGCACGCAAATGAGCTGGTGCAAGAATACTTCAGGCAATTAAGAATGAAACTGAATGCAAAAATTCCAGCCGTAGATATCGCAGCCCTGTGTCGTCAATGGGCTGATTTAGTGCCTTTCGCTTGGGCTGACTACCAACGCTTTCTGGAAGGATGGAAACCGGGGCACAGTCGTATTACACCTTATATGCAACGACACACCGATTCTGTATTGTAA
- a CDS encoding TVP38/TMEM64 family protein, giving the protein MQMSNKAKIGLLFTVVPLILSIYYLTPFKELLTVEKVVTLTENIPTTWLTAVLFLVMFFFGGAMLLPIPLMALAVSLVFPVWTSVMIVIPGFILAATGGYLLGVILDRKVFGTSITRHIEKLHQQIKANETYAVFGLRIAPTPPFTVTSIVCGILRVRIKAYLLGSCLGIMPLGLSAVFFGRGALEMLKQPSGIAATSLLAAVVFAMLFVMVKRSKANNEQV; this is encoded by the coding sequence ATGCAAATGAGTAATAAAGCCAAAATCGGTTTACTATTCACTGTTGTGCCACTGATTCTCAGTATCTACTATCTTACGCCATTCAAAGAGCTATTAACTGTCGAAAAGGTGGTGACATTAACAGAAAATATCCCTACGACCTGGCTTACCGCCGTACTATTCTTGGTGATGTTCTTCTTTGGTGGAGCTATGTTGCTGCCCATTCCATTAATGGCATTGGCTGTGAGCCTGGTGTTCCCGGTGTGGACCAGTGTCATGATTGTGATCCCCGGATTTATTTTGGCTGCCACCGGTGGCTATTTGCTCGGCGTGATCCTAGATAGAAAAGTATTTGGTACGAGCATTACCAGACACATAGAAAAATTACACCAGCAAATTAAAGCCAATGAAACGTACGCGGTATTTGGTTTGCGAATCGCCCCGACTCCACCCTTCACGGTGACAAGTATCGTTTGTGGTATTTTACGGGTAAGAATCAAAGCCTACTTGCTTGGCTCTTGTCTTGGCATCATGCCTTTGGGACTCAGTGCGGTTTTTTTCGGTAGAGGCGCATTGGAAATGTTAAAACAACCTTCGGGTATTGCAGCAACTTCGTTGCTGGCAGCAGTGGTCTTTGCAATGCTATTTGTTATGGTTAAGCGCAGCAAAGCCAATAATGAGCAGGTATAA
- a CDS encoding FG-GAP-like repeat-containing protein, whose product MKMKKFIIYASLLVSSVVAQETQTDSDGDGIPDEVEIDIGTDPNSNDSSRDPDNDGQTNFAEYVGGSDPKNILSTSRLMLAQNDFEAVDDILAFDSLQNIQISHSSSQGASQSGAAKIELIDATRSGFFSLSFDSTAYGVAFESRGYVIGSSNGMRVAMTSRSDSDYFYPDQEYDDIYMRSNYYNGEQTIVFEIQPPDGATSAVLYLDNVIFQALHGRVSDAFMQVSTTAELVSRDASGNFSEQPYSTLIATDYSGDNLTYRTYVGREYRVFHNNLATGDVQELKFSGSSSYHTGAISRDGTKAVFWDSTRDPYYADLSTGQVTNLEQLVNSLARNSEITVVGPNAINADGRYVTVLVNYNLETGVRLSSGWHAVRVDMIDEELTWLDQGYEDVNAQIGGTFNQIFMDDSGDNIAFHYFGEALNAESSGQTHIYHAEVSSGLIRSTNYTPSGRLVVDEEITLTGISADARHVFFEGQASDFGYTNSDYSRVALRFRRDLITEQTDWVESYSNKGEPNAVYGKITAGSSGRYGLTYPIYDDVFDRYWDRRMYSRIDTLTQTHQTIVTPNGMPVSMDHFSFSGNGRYLFIETGNNNVLPELGLRRNGGDSYNQIYRIDLGAGEELEQIQKPSHTAYDFDGDSVADIAYFDRNSVRSIVELSDGDGQIEANVAAHSSDIPVTGDFDGDGIADIAFMSPISFRWYVRNSSDGVDREIFFGLGDDFPVPADYDGDGVTDIAIRDKSSGWWYLQYSSTGAIDALQFGRNSEDIPIPADYDGDGLADLAVRRPSNRTFYIRNSSGVDEITGNSDGITRLRFGSRQEDIPVIGDFDGDGQADIGVRRPSTKYWYIRNSSGTDSITGHGDGITRISFGSGSADIPVVADYNGDGRADIAVYRRSTGYWYIFNSNKDNYNSANQDGIQRIESVPLIVPAAADIKSKMSLLGH is encoded by the coding sequence ATGAAGATGAAAAAATTCATCATTTACGCGAGCTTATTGGTATCCTCTGTAGTAGCACAAGAGACTCAAACAGATTCAGATGGGGATGGAATTCCCGATGAAGTTGAAATTGATATCGGTACTGATCCCAATAGCAACGACAGTTCCAGAGACCCAGATAATGATGGACAAACCAATTTTGCTGAATACGTAGGGGGATCGGACCCAAAAAACATCCTCTCCACTTCAAGGCTAATGCTAGCTCAAAATGATTTTGAAGCAGTAGACGATATTCTAGCCTTTGATTCCCTTCAAAATATTCAGATTTCACATTCTAGTTCCCAAGGCGCCTCCCAATCGGGTGCTGCTAAGATTGAGCTGATTGATGCCACCCGTAGCGGTTTTTTCTCTCTTTCGTTTGATTCAACTGCTTATGGGGTAGCATTTGAATCTCGTGGCTATGTAATCGGCTCGAGTAATGGCATGCGTGTTGCGATGACAAGTCGTAGCGATTCAGACTATTTCTATCCAGATCAAGAGTATGATGACATCTACATGCGTTCGAATTATTACAATGGTGAGCAGACAATTGTATTTGAAATCCAGCCGCCTGACGGAGCAACTTCTGCAGTTTTATATTTAGATAATGTTATTTTTCAGGCATTACACGGGCGTGTTTCTGATGCTTTTATGCAGGTAAGCACGACTGCTGAACTTGTTTCCAGAGATGCATCAGGAAACTTTTCCGAGCAACCTTACTCTACATTGATAGCTACAGATTACAGTGGGGATAACCTCACTTATAGAACCTATGTGGGGAGAGAGTATCGCGTATTTCATAATAATCTAGCTACTGGAGATGTGCAGGAGTTGAAATTTTCGGGCTCTAGCTCTTATCACACTGGCGCAATAAGCAGGGATGGTACCAAAGCGGTATTTTGGGACAGCACCAGAGATCCCTATTACGCAGACCTTAGTACGGGCCAAGTCACGAATCTTGAGCAGTTGGTCAATAGTCTGGCTCGCAATAGTGAAATAACTGTTGTGGGTCCGAATGCAATTAACGCAGACGGTCGATATGTCACAGTTTTAGTTAATTATAATCTTGAAACCGGGGTCAGATTATCAAGTGGTTGGCATGCTGTCAGAGTAGACATGATAGATGAAGAGTTGACCTGGTTAGATCAGGGATACGAAGATGTTAATGCTCAGATTGGTGGAACATTCAATCAGATTTTTATGGATGATAGTGGAGATAATATTGCTTTCCATTATTTTGGTGAAGCGTTAAACGCAGAGTCTTCAGGTCAGACTCATATTTATCACGCTGAAGTTAGCTCAGGCCTGATACGCTCTACAAATTATACTCCTTCGGGTCGTTTGGTAGTTGACGAAGAAATAACACTAACAGGAATTTCGGCTGATGCCCGTCATGTATTTTTTGAAGGACAAGCATCCGATTTCGGATACACCAATAGTGATTATTCCAGAGTAGCATTGCGATTCCGCAGAGATTTGATAACAGAACAGACTGACTGGGTCGAAAGTTACTCCAATAAAGGTGAACCCAATGCGGTATACGGGAAAATTACCGCGGGTAGTTCTGGTCGATACGGTCTTACTTATCCTATTTACGATGATGTGTTCGACCGTTACTGGGATCGCAGAATGTATTCTCGCATTGATACGCTAACCCAGACTCATCAGACAATCGTGACTCCTAATGGAATGCCTGTTTCAATGGATCATTTTAGTTTCTCTGGGAATGGTCGCTATCTTTTCATTGAAACGGGAAATAATAATGTACTTCCCGAACTGGGATTGAGAAGAAATGGCGGAGACTCTTATAACCAGATTTATCGAATCGATTTGGGGGCGGGAGAAGAGCTGGAGCAAATACAGAAGCCCTCACATACAGCATACGATTTTGATGGTGATTCTGTAGCGGATATTGCCTATTTTGACAGGAATTCAGTCAGAAGCATTGTTGAGCTGAGTGACGGAGATGGTCAAATTGAAGCCAATGTTGCGGCACACTCCAGTGACATCCCGGTAACAGGGGATTTTGATGGAGATGGGATTGCGGATATCGCTTTTATGTCACCTATTAGTTTCAGATGGTATGTTCGAAACTCCAGTGACGGTGTAGACAGAGAAATATTTTTTGGTTTAGGGGATGACTTCCCTGTTCCTGCTGATTACGATGGCGATGGAGTCACTGATATTGCTATACGCGATAAAAGCTCGGGTTGGTGGTATCTGCAATACAGCTCAACAGGTGCGATTGATGCACTGCAATTTGGAAGAAATTCTGAAGATATTCCAATTCCAGCAGATTATGATGGCGACGGTTTAGCTGATCTAGCGGTGAGGCGTCCAAGTAACAGAACTTTCTATATCAGAAACTCTAGTGGTGTCGACGAAATAACGGGTAATTCCGATGGCATCACTCGATTGAGATTCGGCTCAAGGCAGGAGGATATCCCGGTTATTGGCGATTTTGATGGTGATGGACAAGCCGACATCGGAGTGAGAAGACCATCAACCAAATACTGGTACATCAGAAATTCATCTGGAACTGATTCAATAACTGGGCATGGTGATGGAATTACGAGGATAAGTTTCGGTTCAGGTTCCGCGGACATTCCTGTGGTTGCAGACTATAACGGTGATGGGAGAGCAGACATAGCTGTCTACAGGCGTTCGACGGGTTATTGGTACATTTTTAATTCAAACAAGGACAACTACAATTCGGCAAATCAAGATGGTATACAACGAATTGAATCTGTTCCGTTAATTGTCCCTGCTGCGGCCGACATCAAAAGTAAAATGTCTTTGTTGGGACATTAA